The following proteins are encoded in a genomic region of Pseudomonas saponiphila:
- a CDS encoding bifunctional 4-hydroxy-2-oxoglutarate aldolase/2-dehydro-3-deoxy-phosphogluconate aldolase — MTNLSPTVSMADKVALIDSLCAKARILPVITIAREQDVLPLADALAAGGLTALEVTLRSQFGLKAIQILREQRPELVTGAGTVLDPQMLAAAEAAGSQFIVTPGITRDLLQASVASPIPLLPGISNASGIMEGYALGYRRFKLFPAEVSGGVAAIKALGGPFGEVKFCPTGGVGPANIKSYMALKNVMCVGGSWMLDPEWIKNGDWARIQECTAEALALLD; from the coding sequence ATGACAAACCTATCCCCGACCGTTTCCATGGCGGACAAAGTTGCCCTGATCGACAGCCTCTGCGCCAAGGCGCGGATCCTGCCGGTGATCACCATCGCCCGGGAGCAGGATGTACTGCCACTGGCCGATGCCCTGGCCGCCGGTGGCCTGACGGCCCTGGAAGTGACCCTGCGTTCGCAGTTCGGCCTCAAGGCGATCCAGATCCTGCGCGAGCAGCGCCCGGAACTGGTGACCGGTGCCGGCACCGTGCTCGATCCGCAGATGCTGGCGGCAGCGGAGGCGGCCGGCTCGCAGTTCATCGTCACCCCGGGGATTACCCGTGACCTGCTGCAAGCCAGCGTGGCCAGCCCGATCCCGCTGTTGCCGGGGATCAGCAACGCCTCCGGAATCATGGAGGGTTATGCCCTGGGTTATCGCCGCTTCAAGCTGTTCCCGGCGGAAGTCAGTGGCGGTGTGGCGGCGATCAAGGCCCTGGGTGGCCCGTTCGGCGAAGTTAAATTCTGCCCGACCGGCGGTGTCGGTCCGGCCAACATCAAGAGCTACATGGCCTTGAAGAATGTGATGTGCGTGGGCGGTAGCTGGATGCTCGATCCCGAGTGGATCAAGAACGGCGACTGGGCACGGATTCAAGAATGCACGGCCGAGGCCCTGGCCCTGCTGGACTGA
- a CDS encoding aminotransferase class V-fold PLP-dependent enzyme: MPRTADTLARDEQHWQGIARQFDLEPGPINLENGYFGRMTRTVAEEYQHNIHWVNRSNSVLVRQRFEQLDALQIRGQLAALLGVPDNAVALTRCASDALQSLIRNYNRLQPGDQVLVSDLEYDTVKSAMRWLARQRGVEVIEIVHPHPASFDSLVGAYTNAFQRYPRLRLMPLTYVTHRSGLVMPVQAIAAAAREHGVDIILDGAHALGQIDFDLTELGIAFAGFNLHKWIGAPLSLGFLYIHPERLQDIAPDMGEFHFPSDDVRARTPYSTPNIPALMTLPRVFEEHRAMGGAATKGARLNYLRHTWSEALRELPGVEIMTPQDPRLCCAISALRFTGHSDQQALVNRLLQDYNLFTVVRNGAGFGPCIRITPGLATPLEHMQRLIQAVTELARH, from the coding sequence ATGCCAAGGACTGCCGACACGCTTGCCCGCGACGAACAACACTGGCAGGGCATTGCTCGCCAGTTCGATCTCGAGCCGGGCCCGATCAACCTGGAAAACGGCTATTTCGGGCGCATGACCCGCACCGTGGCCGAGGAATACCAGCACAACATCCATTGGGTGAACCGCAGCAACTCGGTGCTGGTGCGCCAGCGCTTCGAACAACTCGACGCCCTGCAGATCCGCGGCCAGCTGGCGGCACTGCTGGGGGTGCCGGACAATGCCGTGGCCCTGACCCGCTGCGCCTCCGACGCCCTGCAGTCGCTGATCCGCAACTACAACCGCCTGCAACCGGGCGACCAGGTCCTGGTCAGCGACCTGGAGTACGACACGGTCAAAAGCGCCATGCGCTGGCTGGCCCGCCAGCGCGGGGTCGAGGTGATAGAAATCGTCCACCCGCACCCTGCCAGTTTTGACAGCCTTGTCGGCGCCTACACCAATGCGTTCCAGCGTTATCCAAGGCTCCGACTGATGCCCCTAACCTACGTCACTCATCGCAGCGGCCTGGTCATGCCGGTCCAGGCGATTGCCGCCGCGGCTCGGGAACACGGAGTCGATATCATCCTCGACGGCGCCCATGCCCTGGGCCAGATCGACTTCGACCTGACCGAGCTGGGCATCGCCTTTGCCGGCTTCAACCTGCATAAATGGATCGGCGCACCGCTGAGCCTGGGCTTTCTGTATATCCACCCTGAGCGCCTGCAAGACATCGCCCCGGACATGGGCGAGTTCCACTTTCCAAGTGATGACGTGCGCGCCCGCACGCCCTACAGCACCCCGAACATTCCTGCGCTGATGACCCTGCCCCGGGTGTTCGAGGAACACCGGGCCATGGGCGGCGCGGCAACCAAGGGCGCGCGCCTGAACTACCTGCGACACACCTGGAGCGAAGCGCTGCGCGAGCTGCCGGGAGTCGAGATCATGACCCCGCAGGACCCGCGCCTGTGCTGCGCCATCAGCGCCCTGCGCTTCACCGGGCATTCGGACCAGCAGGCCCTGGTGAATCGCCTGCTGCAGGACTACAACCTGTTCACCGTGGTCCGCAACGGCGCAGGGTTCGGCCCCTGCATCCGCATCACGCCGGGGCTGGCGACACCCCTTGAGCACATGCAGCGGCTGATCCAGGCGGTGACCGAACTGGCTCGCCACTAA
- a CDS encoding DUF3820 family protein: MTPETLELLVTREMPFGKYKGRILADLPGPYLNWFAREGFPKGELGGLLALMQEIDHNGLSDLLDPLRAKHGKPKPRH; the protein is encoded by the coding sequence ATGACTCCTGAAACACTTGAACTGCTGGTCACCCGGGAAATGCCCTTCGGCAAATACAAGGGCCGCATCCTCGCCGACCTGCCCGGCCCCTACCTGAACTGGTTCGCCCGCGAAGGCTTCCCCAAGGGGGAATTGGGTGGCCTGCTGGCCCTGATGCAGGAAATCGACCACAACGGACTGTCCGATCTGCTGGACCCGCTACGCGCCAAACACGGCAAACCCAAGCCCCGTCACTGA
- a CDS encoding ferritin-like domain-containing protein — MTDLNKEAISVLNSLIETSKDGQEGFKTCAEDIQHPELKALFIKRSADCATAAAELQSVVRSMGGDPETSTSLSGDLHRRWVDLKSLVTGKDEEAVLNEAERGEDHALKSYKEALEKIAKHNLVGIRDVVERQYHGVQRNHDQVKVLRNQARARS, encoded by the coding sequence ATGACTGACTTGAACAAAGAAGCGATTTCGGTACTCAACAGCCTGATCGAGACCAGCAAGGACGGTCAGGAAGGGTTCAAGACCTGTGCCGAGGACATCCAGCATCCGGAGCTCAAGGCGCTGTTCATCAAGCGCTCCGCCGATTGCGCGACTGCCGCTGCCGAACTGCAGTCTGTGGTGCGTTCCATGGGCGGTGACCCGGAAACCTCCACCAGCCTCAGTGGCGACCTGCACCGCCGTTGGGTCGACCTCAAGTCGCTGGTGACCGGCAAGGACGAGGAGGCGGTGCTCAACGAGGCCGAACGCGGTGAAGATCACGCGCTGAAGTCCTACAAGGAAGCCCTGGAGAAAATTGCCAAGCACAACCTGGTGGGCATCCGTGACGTGGTGGAGCGCCAGTACCACGGCGTGCAACGCAATCACGATCAGGTCAAAGTCTTGCGCAACCAGGCCCGTGCCCGTTCGTAA
- a CDS encoding FUSC family protein, with product MPITLQALFAPSLPALQFAIKTLLGGGLALWLALRWGLEQPAWALMTAFIVAQPLSGMVLQKGLARLLGTLIGTLMSVLFMGLFAQTPWLFLLALALWLGLCTASSTLLRSAWSYSFVLAGYTVAIIALPAISHPLTVFDQAVARCTEISLGIICATASSALIWPMRVERQLADQARSAWHSGMQAARATLAGDALARQGLLEILGRIVAVDSQREHAWFEGPMGRQRARAISGLSQKLLMLLRIARSVRRQWKQLDADEARQLQPLMAPVQEALGGSDKQALQALRPRLLEASHDARLSAAQSFCLARLALLLDTALAASNALEAVQQGRAPLEQPATLTPHRDLSLALVFGARSALAFLTVASFWLATAWPAASGAMLLTCVVCSLFASRENGAQIGMSFMRGIFLAVPAAFLVGQILLPQWSGFALLAMAMGVPLFFGALGMAKPQTGATATSFCLHFIVLISPMNHMSFDVASFFNNAQAMVLGVGAAVLAFHLLILRNPAWHGRRLLAATLSDLVRLTRRNLRGAESWFGGRMADRLLQLARHYPELPEPARSRWDDGLLGLDIGDELLHLRLSLAVAQVPVSAAQREYFEQLQRVLEQGPAGPCQEALAQPSATLLAALEQQPPSDALKLAKGAVVQLHNSWRTWCRQQEDSHGAA from the coding sequence GTGCCTATTACCTTGCAGGCGTTGTTTGCTCCCAGCCTTCCTGCGTTGCAGTTCGCGATCAAGACCCTGTTGGGCGGTGGTCTGGCGCTGTGGCTGGCCTTGCGCTGGGGCCTGGAGCAGCCGGCCTGGGCGCTGATGACCGCGTTCATCGTCGCCCAGCCGTTGTCCGGCATGGTGCTGCAAAAGGGATTGGCCCGGCTGCTGGGGACCTTGATCGGTACGCTGATGTCGGTGCTGTTCATGGGCCTGTTCGCCCAGACGCCCTGGCTGTTCCTGCTGGCCCTGGCCCTGTGGCTGGGGCTGTGCACCGCCAGTTCCACGCTGCTGCGCAGTGCCTGGTCGTATTCCTTCGTGCTGGCGGGTTACACCGTGGCGATCATCGCCTTGCCTGCCATCAGCCACCCGTTGACGGTGTTCGATCAGGCCGTGGCCCGTTGCACGGAAATCTCCCTGGGGATCATTTGCGCCACGGCCAGCAGTGCCCTGATCTGGCCGATGCGGGTCGAGCGGCAACTGGCGGATCAGGCTCGCAGCGCCTGGCACAGCGGCATGCAGGCGGCACGCGCGACCCTGGCCGGCGATGCGCTGGCGCGCCAGGGCTTGCTGGAGATACTCGGGCGCATTGTCGCCGTGGATTCCCAGCGGGAGCACGCCTGGTTCGAAGGCCCGATGGGCCGCCAACGAGCGCGGGCCATCAGTGGCCTGAGCCAGAAGCTGCTGATGCTGTTGCGGATTGCCCGCTCGGTACGCCGCCAGTGGAAACAGTTGGACGCCGACGAGGCCCGGCAACTGCAGCCCTTGATGGCGCCGGTGCAGGAGGCCCTGGGCGGCTCCGACAAGCAGGCCTTGCAAGCGTTGCGTCCGCGCCTGCTGGAGGCCTCCCATGATGCCCGGCTCAGCGCGGCGCAGAGCTTTTGTCTGGCACGCCTGGCGCTGCTGCTGGATACCGCTCTGGCGGCAAGCAATGCGCTGGAAGCGGTGCAGCAAGGGCGCGCGCCGCTGGAGCAGCCGGCAACCCTGACGCCCCATCGCGACCTGTCGCTGGCCCTGGTGTTCGGTGCTCGCAGTGCCTTGGCATTCCTGACCGTGGCCAGCTTCTGGCTGGCCACGGCCTGGCCTGCCGCCTCTGGGGCCATGCTCCTGACCTGTGTGGTCTGCAGCCTGTTCGCCAGTCGTGAAAACGGTGCGCAGATCGGCATGAGCTTCATGCGCGGGATCTTCCTGGCGGTTCCGGCGGCGTTCCTGGTGGGGCAGATCCTGCTGCCGCAATGGAGCGGTTTTGCGCTGTTGGCCATGGCCATGGGCGTGCCGCTGTTCTTCGGTGCACTGGGCATGGCCAAGCCGCAGACCGGCGCCACGGCCACCTCGTTCTGCCTGCACTTCATCGTGTTGATCTCGCCGATGAACCACATGAGTTTCGATGTCGCCAGTTTCTTCAATAACGCCCAGGCCATGGTGCTGGGGGTGGGAGCTGCGGTGCTGGCCTTTCACCTGCTGATCCTGCGCAACCCGGCCTGGCATGGCCGGCGGCTGTTGGCGGCGACCCTGAGCGATCTGGTGCGCCTGACCCGGCGTAACCTGCGGGGCGCGGAAAGCTGGTTCGGCGGGCGCATGGCCGACCGTCTGCTGCAACTGGCTCGGCATTACCCGGAGCTGCCGGAACCGGCCCGCAGCCGCTGGGACGATGGTTTGCTGGGCCTGGATATCGGTGACGAGCTGCTGCACCTGCGCCTGAGCCTGGCGGTGGCCCAGGTGCCGGTCAGTGCTGCGCAGCGCGAGTATTTCGAGCAGTTGCAACGGGTTCTGGAACAGGGGCCGGCGGGCCCATGTCAGGAAGCGCTGGCGCAGCCCAGCGCCACCTTGCTCGCCGCCCTGGAGCAACAGCCGCCCAGCGACGCCTTGAAGCTGGCCAAGGGCGCGGTGGTGCAATTGCACAACAGCTGGCGCACTTGGTGCCGGCAGCAGGAGGACAGCCATGGGGCTGCGTGA
- a CDS encoding DUF1656 domain-containing protein — protein MGLREWSLGGVLLSPFLIYVVLALVVTAGLRVLVRVTGLGRWIWHEALFDCALYVCVLTLITVVLGPL, from the coding sequence ATGGGGCTGCGTGAGTGGTCGTTGGGCGGGGTGTTGCTCAGCCCGTTTCTGATTTATGTGGTGCTGGCCCTGGTGGTCACCGCCGGTCTGCGGGTGCTGGTGCGAGTCACCGGGCTGGGGCGCTGGATCTGGCATGAAGCCCTGTTCGATTGCGCCCTTTACGTGTGCGTCCTGACCCTGATCACGGTGGTCCTGGGACCTTTATAA
- a CDS encoding efflux RND transporter periplasmic adaptor subunit, whose protein sequence is MRTPVRVVVTLCLVAVAIFAGYHLWQYYMLTPWTRDARIRADVVIVAPDVSGWVRELKVADNQQVKAGDLLLSIDRERFEAALEKAQAVVQTRQQQLSLREHEASRRAALGPQAISAELRENAQINAGIARGELRQAQAEAKVAELNLARSQVRAPRDGHITNLRLAEGNYVNAGQPVMALIDDSTFYVQAYFEETKLPRIRVGDPVKVWLMSAGDALQGHVQSISRGITDRNATPDGQLLAEVEPTFNWVRLAQRIPVRIQLDKVPEGISLSAGMTASVQVEEGKR, encoded by the coding sequence ATGCGTACACCTGTACGTGTCGTAGTGACCTTGTGCCTGGTGGCGGTGGCGATCTTCGCCGGGTATCACCTGTGGCAGTACTACATGCTCACGCCCTGGACCCGGGATGCGCGGATCCGTGCCGATGTGGTGATCGTGGCCCCGGACGTGTCCGGCTGGGTGCGCGAACTCAAGGTGGCGGACAACCAGCAGGTCAAGGCCGGTGATTTGCTGCTGAGCATCGATCGCGAGCGTTTCGAGGCCGCGCTGGAGAAGGCCCAGGCGGTGGTGCAGACCCGCCAGCAGCAACTGAGCCTGCGCGAGCACGAGGCCAGCCGCCGCGCCGCCCTGGGGCCCCAGGCCATCAGTGCCGAACTACGGGAGAACGCCCAGATCAACGCCGGTATCGCCCGCGGCGAATTGCGCCAGGCCCAGGCCGAGGCCAAGGTCGCCGAACTGAACCTGGCCCGCAGCCAGGTGCGCGCACCCCGCGATGGGCACATCACCAATCTGCGTCTGGCCGAAGGCAACTATGTCAACGCCGGGCAGCCGGTGATGGCGCTGATCGATGATTCGACGTTCTACGTGCAGGCCTATTTCGAGGAAACCAAGCTGCCGCGGATCCGCGTCGGCGATCCGGTCAAGGTCTGGCTGATGAGTGCTGGCGATGCCTTGCAGGGGCACGTGCAAAGCATCAGCCGGGGCATTACCGATCGCAACGCCACCCCTGACGGGCAACTGCTGGCGGAAGTCGAACCGACCTTCAACTGGGTGCGTCTGGCCCAGCGGATACCGGTGCGGATCCAGCTCGACAAGGTGCCTGAAGGCATCAGCCTGAGTGCCGGCATGACCGCCAGCGTGCAGGTGGAGGAGGGTAAACGGTAG
- a CDS encoding MaoC family dehydratase yields MTQVTNTPYEALEVGQTAQYSKTVEERDIQLFAAMSGDHNPVHLDPEFAAATMFKERIAHGMFSGALISAAVACELPGPGTIYIGQQMSFQKPVRIGDTLTVRLEILEKLPKFRVRIATRVFNQRDELVVDGEAEILAPRKQQTVTLPTLPAITIG; encoded by the coding sequence ATGACCCAGGTTACCAACACCCCTTACGAAGCCCTGGAAGTCGGTCAGACCGCCCAGTACAGCAAGACGGTCGAAGAGCGTGACATCCAGCTGTTCGCCGCCATGTCCGGCGACCACAACCCGGTGCACCTGGACCCCGAGTTCGCCGCCGCCACCATGTTCAAGGAGCGCATCGCCCACGGCATGTTCAGTGGCGCGCTGATCAGCGCCGCCGTCGCCTGCGAGCTGCCTGGCCCGGGCACCATCTACATCGGCCAGCAGATGAGCTTCCAGAAGCCGGTGAGGATCGGCGACACCCTGACCGTGCGCCTGGAAATCCTCGAAAAACTGCCCAAGTTCCGCGTGCGCATCGCCACCCGCGTGTTCAACCAGCGCGATGAGCTGGTGGTGGACGGCGAGGCCGAGATCCTCGCCCCACGCAAGCAACAGACCGTGACCTTGCCGACCCTGCCGGCCATCACCATCGGCTGA
- a CDS encoding alpha/beta hydrolase, with protein MTHDTFWLTTSDHQRLFVNQWLPEPALKAVILLSHGMAEHSGRYARLAAALCAAGYGLYAPDQRGHGNTAQHGVLGHYADHGGWNKVVGDLASLNQHIGQQHPGTPIVLLGHSMGSYIAQAYLLHHSASLHGAILSGSNFQPVALYRIASLIARFERWRQGATGRSALIEWLSFGSFNKAFKPNRTAFDWLSRDPEEVDKYVNDPLCGYRCSNQLWIDLLGGLQQISKISNLAQIDPGLPLLVMGGECDPVSAGKRLKDLASALREAGSQCLQLNIYPQARHELFNESNRDQVTHDVLAWLDQALLHRRPPRAE; from the coding sequence ATGACCCACGACACCTTCTGGTTGACCACAAGCGACCACCAGCGCCTCTTCGTCAACCAGTGGCTGCCCGAGCCTGCGCTCAAGGCGGTGATCCTGCTGTCCCACGGCATGGCCGAGCACAGTGGGCGCTATGCCCGGCTGGCGGCGGCCCTGTGCGCCGCAGGTTATGGCCTCTATGCCCCGGATCAGCGCGGCCACGGCAACACCGCGCAGCACGGCGTGCTCGGCCACTACGCGGATCACGGCGGCTGGAACAAGGTGGTCGGCGACCTGGCCAGCCTCAACCAGCACATCGGCCAGCAGCACCCTGGCACCCCCATCGTGCTGCTGGGCCACAGCATGGGCAGCTACATCGCCCAGGCATACCTGCTGCACCACAGCGCCAGCCTGCATGGGGCGATCCTCAGCGGCTCGAACTTCCAGCCCGTGGCCCTGTACCGCATCGCCAGCCTGATCGCCCGTTTCGAACGCTGGCGCCAGGGCGCAACTGGACGCAGCGCCCTGATCGAGTGGCTGTCCTTCGGCTCGTTCAACAAGGCCTTCAAACCCAATCGCACCGCCTTCGACTGGCTCAGCCGCGACCCGGAAGAAGTCGACAAGTACGTGAATGACCCCTTGTGCGGCTACCGCTGCAGCAACCAGCTATGGATCGACCTGCTGGGCGGCCTGCAGCAGATCAGCAAGATTTCCAACCTGGCACAGATCGATCCGGGCCTGCCGTTGCTGGTGATGGGCGGTGAATGTGATCCAGTAAGCGCCGGCAAGCGTCTCAAGGATCTGGCCAGCGCCTTGCGCGAGGCCGGCAGCCAGTGCCTGCAACTCAATATCTACCCGCAAGCGCGTCATGAGCTGTTCAACGAAAGCAACCGTGACCAAGTGACCCACGACGTCCTGGCCTGGCTCGATCAGGCCCTGCTACACCGTCGCCCGCCCCGCGCGGAGTAA
- the fadD2 gene encoding long-chain-fatty-acid--CoA ligase FadD2, giving the protein MQPDFWNDKRPAGVPNEIDLGAYKSVIEVFERSCKKFADRPAFSNMGVTLTYAELERYSAAFAGYLQSHTDLVPGDRIAVQMPNVLQYPIAVFGALRAGLVVVNTNPLYTAREMRHQFKDSGARALVYLNVFGQKVQEVLGDTDIQFLIEAKMGDMLSSAKGWLVNTVVDKVKKMVPAYHLPQAIAFKSALRLGRGQGIKPLQVGLEDLAVLQYTGGTTGLAKGAMLTHGNLVANMQQVRACLGQHGPDGHTQWREGQEVMIAPLPLYHIYAFTANCMCMMVTGNHNVLITNPRDIGGFIKELKKWRFSALLGLNTLFVALMDHPEFKHLDFSSLKLTNSGGTALVKATAERWQQLTGCRITEGYGLTETSPVACTNPYGDRSRLGTVGLPVPGTTLKVVDDQGNEQPLGERGELCIKGPQVMKGYWNKAEATAEVLDAEGWFKSGDIAVIDPDGFVRIVDRKKDMIIVSGFNVYPNEIEDVVMAHPKVANCAVIGVPDERSGEAVKLFVVPRETGVSLEELKAYCKENFTAYKVPKHIVLRESLPMTPVGKILRRELRDIA; this is encoded by the coding sequence ATGCAACCTGATTTCTGGAATGATAAGCGCCCCGCCGGCGTCCCCAACGAGATCGATCTGGGGGCCTACAAGTCGGTGATCGAGGTGTTTGAGCGTTCCTGCAAGAAGTTTGCTGACCGCCCGGCGTTCAGCAATATGGGGGTGACCCTCACCTACGCCGAGCTGGAACGCTACAGCGCGGCTTTCGCCGGTTATCTGCAAAGCCATACCGACCTGGTTCCGGGGGATCGTATCGCGGTGCAGATGCCCAATGTCCTGCAGTACCCGATCGCGGTGTTCGGCGCGCTGCGGGCCGGGCTGGTGGTGGTCAACACCAACCCGCTGTACACCGCGCGGGAGATGCGTCATCAATTCAAGGATTCCGGAGCCCGGGCCCTGGTCTACCTGAACGTGTTCGGGCAGAAGGTTCAGGAAGTGCTGGGCGACACCGACATCCAGTTCCTGATCGAAGCCAAGATGGGCGACATGCTGTCCAGTGCCAAGGGCTGGCTGGTCAATACCGTGGTGGACAAGGTCAAGAAGATGGTGCCGGCCTATCACCTGCCCCAGGCCATTGCCTTCAAGAGTGCCTTGCGCCTCGGGCGTGGCCAGGGGATCAAACCGCTGCAGGTCGGCCTGGAAGATCTTGCCGTGCTGCAGTACACCGGTGGCACCACTGGCCTGGCCAAGGGGGCAATGCTGACCCACGGCAACCTGGTGGCCAACATGCAGCAGGTCCGGGCCTGCCTCGGCCAGCATGGGCCCGATGGCCATACCCAGTGGCGCGAAGGCCAGGAAGTGATGATCGCGCCGCTGCCGCTCTACCACATCTATGCCTTCACCGCGAACTGCATGTGCATGATGGTCACTGGCAACCACAACGTGCTGATCACCAACCCGCGAGACATCGGTGGCTTTATCAAGGAGTTGAAGAAGTGGCGGTTTTCCGCGCTGCTGGGGCTGAACACGCTGTTCGTGGCACTGATGGATCATCCGGAGTTCAAGCACCTGGATTTTTCCAGTCTCAAGCTGACCAACTCCGGTGGCACGGCCCTGGTCAAGGCCACGGCGGAACGCTGGCAGCAGCTCACCGGATGCCGGATCACCGAAGGCTATGGCCTCACCGAAACCTCGCCGGTGGCGTGCACCAACCCTTATGGCGACCGCTCGCGGTTGGGCACGGTCGGTCTGCCGGTGCCGGGCACCACCTTGAAGGTCGTCGATGACCAGGGCAACGAGCAGCCACTGGGCGAGCGCGGCGAGCTGTGCATCAAGGGGCCGCAGGTCATGAAGGGCTACTGGAACAAGGCTGAAGCCACCGCGGAGGTGCTGGACGCCGAAGGCTGGTTCAAGTCCGGGGATATCGCGGTAATCGATCCGGACGGTTTCGTGCGTATTGTCGATCGCAAGAAGGACATGATCATCGTCTCGGGTTTCAACGTGTATCCCAACGAGATCGAAGACGTGGTCATGGCTCACCCCAAGGTCGCCAACTGCGCGGTGATCGGCGTGCCGGACGAGCGTTCCGGCGAGGCGGTGAAGCTGTTTGTGGTGCCCCGTGAAACGGGGGTCAGCCTGGAAGAGCTCAAGGCCTACTGCAAGGAGAATTTCACCGCCTACAAGGTGCCCAAGCACATCGTCCTGCGTGAGTCGCTGCCGATGACGCCCGTGGGCAAGATCCTGCGCCGCGAGTTGCGTGACATCGCCTGA
- the fadD1 gene encoding long-chain-fatty-acid--CoA ligase FadD1 codes for MIEDFWKDKYPAGIAADINPDEYPNIQAVLKQSCQRFADKPAFSNLGKTITYGELYELSGAFAAYLQQHTDLRPGDRIALQLPNLLQYPIAVFGAIRAGLIVVNTNPLYTAREMEHQFNDSGAKALVCLANMAHLAESVVPKTGVKHVIVTEVADLLPPLKRLLINSVIKYVKKMVPAYHLPQAVKFNDALSKGRGQPVQEANPAGGDVAVLQYTGGTTGVAKGAMLTHRNLVANMLQCKALMGSNLNEGCEILITPLPLYHIYAFTFHCMAIMLMGNHNILISNPRDLPAMVKELSKWKFSGFVGLNTLFVALCNNEAFRKLDFSALKVTLSGGMALQLAAAERWKEVTNCPICEGYGMTETSPVATVNPIQNIQVGTIGIPVPSTLCRVVNDAGEELALGEVGELCVKGPQVMKGYWQRQDATDEVLSSEGWLKTGDIALIQPDGYIRIVDRKKDMILVSGFNVYPNELEDVLASLPGVLQCAAIGIPDEKSGEIIKIFIVAKPGVNLTKEQVMEHMRANVTGYKVPKAVEFRDALPTTNVGKILRRELRDEELKKLGVKK; via the coding sequence ATGATCGAAGACTTTTGGAAGGATAAGTACCCAGCTGGAATTGCTGCCGATATCAATCCAGACGAGTATCCGAATATTCAGGCGGTATTGAAACAATCCTGCCAACGTTTCGCTGACAAACCGGCCTTTAGCAACCTTGGCAAGACAATCACCTATGGTGAGTTGTATGAATTGTCCGGTGCCTTCGCCGCGTACCTGCAGCAGCATACCGATTTGCGGCCCGGCGATCGAATCGCTCTGCAACTGCCCAACCTGCTGCAATACCCGATCGCGGTATTTGGTGCGATCCGCGCCGGCCTGATCGTGGTCAACACCAACCCGCTGTACACCGCGCGGGAAATGGAACACCAATTCAATGACTCCGGGGCCAAGGCCCTGGTCTGCCTGGCCAACATGGCCCATCTGGCAGAAAGCGTGGTGCCCAAGACCGGGGTCAAGCATGTGATCGTCACCGAAGTGGCGGATCTGCTGCCGCCACTCAAGCGCCTGCTGATCAACAGCGTGATCAAGTACGTGAAGAAGATGGTGCCGGCCTACCACTTGCCCCAGGCGGTCAAATTCAATGACGCCTTGAGCAAGGGCCGCGGCCAGCCGGTGCAGGAAGCCAATCCCGCTGGCGGCGATGTGGCTGTCTTGCAATACACCGGCGGTACCACCGGCGTGGCCAAGGGCGCGATGCTGACCCACCGCAACCTGGTGGCCAACATGCTGCAGTGCAAGGCGCTGATGGGCTCCAACCTCAATGAAGGCTGCGAGATCCTCATCACCCCGCTGCCGCTGTACCACATCTATGCGTTCACCTTCCATTGCATGGCCATCATGCTCATGGGCAACCACAACATCCTGATCAGCAACCCGCGGGACTTGCCGGCGATGGTCAAGGAACTGTCGAAGTGGAAGTTCAGCGGTTTTGTCGGCCTCAACACCCTGTTCGTGGCTCTGTGCAACAACGAAGCCTTCCGCAAGCTGGATTTCTCTGCGCTGAAAGTCACCTTGTCCGGGGGCATGGCCCTGCAACTGGCGGCCGCCGAGCGTTGGAAGGAAGTGACCAACTGCCCGATCTGCGAAGGCTACGGCATGACCGAAACCAGCCCGGTGGCCACGGTCAACCCGATCCAGAACATCCAGGTCGGCACCATCGGCATTCCGGTGCCTTCGACCCTGTGCCGGGTGGTCAACGACGCCGGCGAAGAGCTGGCGCTGGGCGAGGTCGGCGAGTTGTGCGTGAAGGGCCCGCAAGTGATGAAGGGCTACTGGCAGCGCCAGGACGCCACCGACGAAGTCCTCAGCAGCGAAGGCTGGCTGAAGACCGGTGACATTGCCCTGATCCAGCCGGACGGCTATATCCGCATCGTCGACCGCAAGAAGGACATGATCCTGGTGTCGGGCTTCAACGTTTACCCCAACGAACTGGAAGATGTGCTGGCCTCGCTGCCGGGCGTGCTGCAGTGCGCGGCAATCGGCATACCGGATGAAAAATCCGGCGAGATCATCAAGATCTTCATCGTCGCCAAGCCAGGGGTGAACCTGACCAAGGAGCAGGTGATGGAGCACATGCGCGCCAATGTCACCGGCTACAAGGTGCCCAAGGCCGTGGAGTTCCGCGATGCCCTGCCGACCACCAACGTTGGCAAGATCCTGCGCCGCGAACTGCGTGACGAAGAGTTGAAGAAGCTCGGCGTGAAGAAGTAG